In the Deltaproteobacteria bacterium genome, GCTGCCTGATCTCTCTGCCTGCTGTCTGGATTCCGTATATGGACTGACTCTTCTTGTAGACCGCCGATTCGGCGGAATTCATGTATTTGGGCATCGTCTCGTCAATGGCCCCACCTCCGAAACCGACGGTGCGGCCACTGGTATTCATTATCGGAAAGATAATCCGATTCCTAAACTGGTCGTACCACCCCTGGCGCTTCCTCGGAATAATCAGACCCAGTGTCTGGGCCAGGGCCGGATCGACTGATTTCCTTCGGAAGTGGCTTACAAGATTGGTCCAGCCGGGCGGGGCATAGCCGAGACGATACTCCTCGATCGTCTCCTGACGGATACCCCTTCTCGCCAGGTACTCTCTGGCAGGGCTTCCCACTTTCTTGCTCACCAGATTGGCATGGAAGTAGTCGGCTGCCGTCTCGTTTATCTGGAAGAGGAGTTCCCTCTTCTGATCCTCGCCCCGGCTGCCGCCTCCCTTCGGGATGGAAACCCCGGCACTACGGGCGAGTTCGATCAGCGCGTCGTAGAAGCTGAGGTTTTCGTAACGCATGAGGAAGGTGAAGACATCTCCGCCGGCTCCACAACCGAAACAGTGAAAGATCTGTTTCTCCTCGTTCACCATGAAGGAAGGGGTCTTTTCGTGATGGAACGGGCAGAGGGCACGATAGTTCTTCCCGGCCTTCTTCAAGGCTATGCGCTGAGAGATGACGTCGACGATGTTGACCCTGTCGCGAACGGCAGCGATCGCTTCAGAGAAATCTCCGGACAAGTCGAGTCCCCCCGGAAAACTCAAGCCTCATGGGATGAAAACTCCTGCCTCCGGCCTTGCGGGAAGAGGCTTCCCTCGCCCAACCGCAGCCAGAAACAAACCCCGCCGCCCGACCCGGGGATCGGTACCGCTCCCCCGGGTCTCGGTCGGTGGAGTGACTACACATAGGGAGGAGGGTCTTCGATCTCTTCTTCACCCGCGGCCGTGCTCTCCCATCCCAGTTGGACCACGGTGATACCGGATCCTCCCCTCGAAGGGTCTCCATCTGCAAATCCCCTGACCGCCTTGTGCTGTCTCAGGTACTGCCGAATAGCCTCTCTCAAACGACCGGACCCGCTGCCATGGACGATCGTCACGGAACCGAGATCCTGCAAGAGGGCCCTATCGATAAACCTGTCCACAACAGGCAGAGCCTCGTCGACCCTCAAACCGATGACATTGATCTCTGTCCGGACTTCATCCGATGTCGACACCATGGACACGGGCGGGGAAGGAACTTCCGGACTCTTTCCCCGGTCCGGCACCCTCTCCAGATTGTAAAGGGAGGTCTTGATCTTGAACTGTCCAACCATCACCTCGGCAATGTCGACTCCCTCATGGACACGGCTTACCGTCCCTTCCTTGTTGAGATCGAGGATCCGCACGCTTTCGCCGGGTCTCAGGTCCTCAGGCTTCGAGCGTCTCCTCTTGGCGGGTTTGACCTGGAATCGGAGTCGCAACCGGTTCTCGATCTCCCGCAGCTCCGTCTGGGGCTTTCTCTTTCCCGGTTCCACGGGTGCCCCCCTCCGGGACAACTCCTGGAGCTCCCTCTCGGTCTTCTTCAACATTGCCATGCCGCGCTGCTCGATTCGGAGCAGAATCCGGTCCCGCCTCTGCCGGATCCGCCTAATCAATCCATCCAGCCGATCCCGCCTTTCTGCTGTATCCCTTTGAAGCCTCTGGAGTTGCTCTCTTTCCCGGACCGCCTCGAGGTAGAGGTGCTCGAGCTTCTGCATAAGGGCGGCCCGGGGCCCTTCGCCTTTCCGCTGATGGCTTCTGGCCCTGTCCAGCACCTCCCGAGAAACGCCCATCTTCTCCGCCACGAGAAAAGCACGGCTGGGAGCGGACGTGCCGTAAGAGAGTCGATACCGCGGCTCGAGAGTGTCCGGGTCGAATTCCACTCCCACGTTGGTCACCCCAGGAGCGACGTATCCATAGGCCTTCAGAGGTTCGAGGTGAGTCGTCACCACCACGGCCGCACCTTTCTCCTTCAGGCAGTCGAGCGCCCCCATGGCCAGGGCCGCTCCCTCTGTCACGTTCGTCCCTGCGCCGATCTCATCCACGAGGACCAGGGACCGGGAATCGGCCTCCCGGACGATCTCATCGAGGTGAGCCAGATGGGCGGAGAATGTGCTCAGGTCGTCTCCGATGCTCTGCTCGTCTCCCACTTCGGCAAAGACCTTCTGATAGACAGAGACCCGGCTCCCCTCCGCCACGGGAATCTCCATACCCGACTGGAACATGAGAACCAGGAGACCCAGCGTCTTGAGGGCCACAGTCTTGCCTCCGGCGTTGGCCCCGCTTATGATCAGCACAGAGCTTTCCCGGGGGAGGAGGATGTCTATGGGCACCGTCTCGTCCCTCTTCCTGAGGAAAAGGAGTGGATGGCGGGCCTGCAAGAGGCACGTACCTCCAATCTCGCCTATCTCGGGCTGTATCGCCTGGAGGGTGCGGCCGAGTCTCATCTTGGCGACTATCAAATCGAGTTCACCCAGGAGTTCCAGATCCCGCTGCAGGTCTTCGGTTCTCTCCCTGACTCTTCCGGTCAACCCCTCGAGAATGCGAAATTCCTCTTCCCTCTCCTTGTCGAGAAGAAGATTCAAATCATTGTTCATTTCAACCACGGAAATGGGTTCCACAAACAGGCTCATCCGGCTGTGGGAGTAGTCGTGCACCACCGCCTTGATACGCCCTCTGAACTCGGGCTTTACCAGAAGGACCGCCCTTCCGTTCCGCTGTGTGACGATGCGATCTCTGAGCACCGGCTGGAGATCCTCCTGATTGAGTATCCGTTCCATCTCTTTCTGGATCCTGGTCCTGACTTCCCGCAGGCTCGCTCTTATCTGCCGCAGGCGGGGGCTTGCCTCGTCACGGACCGTTCCGTCAGGATCGAGACAGCGGCGGATCTCCGTGCCGATCTCCTTGCAGACGGTGAGACCATCGATTAGAGCCTTCAGGCAGGGAAAAGGGACGTGGATACCCGTGAAGAATTTCTTGATTTTCTGGCAGGTTTCTATGTTGGCGGCAATATCGAGCAGGGCCTGGGGTTCCAGGACGGCGCCGGCCACACGGGCCTCCCCCAGGACGCTGCGCACCTCCCTGAGCTCGACCGGGGGGAGAGACTCCCCCTCGTCTTCGATTCTCTTGAGTTCATCGATCCGGCTGAGCGATCTCTTGATGGCTTCAACGTCCGCCTGGGGTCTCAATCGGCGGCAAAATTCCCTGCCTGTGGGGGAGGAGGTATACTTTTGGAGGAGATCTATGACCTGATAGTATTCCAGAGCTTCCAGTGATTTTTCATCGATTCTGAAGTCGGTTCTTGGCAAACCTCTCTTCACCTTAGCCCGAGAGCCTCTCTCTCACCATTTGGTTGACGGTCTTCCCATCGGCCCTTCCAGACACCTTGGGCATCAGTATCTTCATAACCTTGCCGAGGTCTCTCATATCGACCGCCTCGGCCTCTTGAACGGCCTCGCTGATCAGGGATTCGATCTCTTCCCTCGAGAGCTGACGAGGCAAAAAGCCCTTGAGAATTTCCAGTTGTCGGCTTTCCTCCTCCACCAGGTCCTGCCTGCCCCCTTTCTTGAACTGCTCCAGGGCTTCTTCGCCTTTCCGGACCATGGCGCCGATGACTCTGACGACACCGTCGTCGTCCAGGGCCTTTCTTCCCTGATCGATCTCCTTCTTCTCGATCGCATCCCGTACCAGACGAATGGTAGAGAGCCTGGCCTTGTCCCGCTGCTTGAGCGCCTTCTTCATCTCCTCGTTCAGCATCTCTTTGAGCGACATCCATTCAACCCCGTTGCATCATCTTTCTGAACCTCTTCATGGCCCTCTTTCTCGCGGCCAGGGCCTTCCTCTTTCTCTTCACGCTCGGCTTCTCGTAGTGCTCTCTCCTCCGGACCTCGGAAAGGATCCCAGCCTTTTCACACTGCTTCTTGAAACGCCTCAGGGCATTTTCAAAAGACTCGTTTTCGCGAATTCTAACATCAGCCATCTAGCCATATCCCTCCCTCCACCATCTGGATTGTCTTGTTGCGAGAATCGTGTGACAAACCCCTAACTCTCCAACAACCGTCGCTCCCCTTCCAGGTCTCGCTCCTGAGAACCTGAAAGCCCCTCCAGACTCTCCGGCGGGGACCAACCCCACCCCAAAACCGACCGAGCCGTTACCCGCCCTCGGTCGCCCCTTGCATCCATGGGAGAGGAGAGACCTATCGACCCGGGCTGACGATTTCCTGGCTCAACCTGTGAAGGAATGCGAAAATCTAAGTATACCAGACACCGGGCCGTTGTCAACCCCTCGAATCCCGGGCTTTCCGCACATCTGTAGATCGTCGTCACCGGTGATCGGGATCGAGACACCGATGGAAGGGGCGCGGCGGTCCTTCCGGTGCCCCGGAAGGCTCGAACGCCTCGAAGGGTTCGAAGACTCTGAGAATCCCTCTTGACAAACGGCTGTTTTTAACATATTAGACAGAGTCTATTGTGGAACCCGAGTAGAACGACGCTTACCGAGGAGAGTCTCATGAGCAAAGAATTGGAAAGGGAGATGCTCAGGGCCACGGCGAAGAAGGTCGCCGGAAAGGTGCTCGCCTCCCGTGCGGAAGAGATCGACGCCAGCGGTGAATTCCCTTGGGACATCGTGGAGGTTCTCGGAAAACAGGGTTTCCTCTCTATCCTGCTTCCCGAGGAATACGGCGGAATGGACGGAGATATCACTTCCTTCTGTCTCGTCATCGAAGAGACGGCTAAGGTCTGCGGAGCATCCTCCCTCTTGATACTCGTTCAAGGGGTCGGAACCATGCCCATCATGATCGCGGGGAACGATGAGCAGAAGAAGAAATACTTCCACCGCATCGCCTCGGAGAACAACCTGGTGGCTTTTACCCTCACGGAGCCTGAATCGGGTTCTGATGCGGCCTCTTTGAAGACGAGGGCCATGAACCACGGTGATCATTACACCCTGAACGGCCGAAAGTGCTTCATAACCAACGGGGGTGTGGCAAACCTCTATTCCACCTTCGCCCTCACAGATCCCGAAAAGGGAAGCGATGGGATCTCGGCTATTCTCGTGGAGAGAGGAACCCCCGGCCTCTCCTCGGGCAAGGCGGAAAACAAGATGGGAATGCGCGGCTCCAACACCACCGACGTGATCTTCGAAGACTGCGTCGTCCCGAAGGAGAACCTCCTCGGAGAAGAGGGACAGGGATGGGAGATCGCCATGAAGACCCTCAACATGTCCCGTCCAGCGGTTGGAGCCCAGGCCGTGGGAATAGCCGAGGGAGCGCTCGATATCGCGATAAACTACAGCAGCGAACGCCATCAGTTCGGAAGGCCTATCGCCAAGTTCCAGGGCATCCGCTTCATGGTTGCAGACATGGCCACACAGATCGAGGCTGCCCGGGCCCTGGTCTACAAGACCGCAGCGGCCATCGATTCGAAGGAGGGAGACAGCCAGATGCTCTCGGCCATGGCCAAGTATTTCGCCTCGGATGTGGCCATGCGGGTCACCACCGATGCGGTCCAGATCCTGGGCGGCTACGGGTACATGAAAGACTACAAAGTGGAACGGATGATGCGGGATGCCAAGCTGACCCAGATCTACGAGGGAAGCAACCAGGTTCAAAGAATGGTGGTAGCCCATCACCTTTTTGCAAGAAAGGGAGACCAACAAGCAGGCTGAACTCCCTGCCAGGCAACGGACATCGGTGCCCCATGAGATCCCATGGGCCTCCACCCGGGTCTCGATCTCTTCTTTACTGGATCCTCCTTGCATATCTCCTCGGTGCGGTCGCGGCGGCGCACCTGAGTCTTTCCCGACCGGTCTTGGTGCTCCTCCCCGCGGCTCTGGTCGCCTCCGGTCTCTTCGCGATCATCCAATCGAAAAGGGGGTCTTCCATTGTCTTCTGGATCGTCTGTTTCTTCTGGCTCGGCATCCTCGCCTTCCGAATCCGGATCGATCCGCCGCTGCCTGGAAACCATGTCAGCAACTTTGCAGACGGAAACAGGGCCATCGTTGAAGGCATGCTTTCACGGCCTCCAGACAAATCAATCAGGAGAACAAGGCTCAGGGTAAGGGTCGAAACCCTGGTGAGAGGGGGCAGGGCTATCCCCTGTACAGGTACGATCCTGGTCTCCCTGCCTCCGGTGGAAGACGACTTCCTCCGGTATGGAGACCGGGTCCGCTTTTCGGCGAACCTCCGCCACCCAGCCAACTTCAACAACCCTGGCGGGTTCGACTACGAGCGCTATCTCGCCGCAAGGGGGATCTGGACAACGGCCTTCGTCGACAAACCCGAAAGGATCATCCGCGTTGCCGCCGGCGTGGGCAACCCCTTTTGGATGTGGCTGGAAGGTGTGAGAACCCGGTTCAGGCTCTTTCTCGGCCGTCATTCCACCCCCTCGGCCTCTCCCATCCTCAAGGCCCTTGTTCTGGGGGAGAGAGGTACCATACCGGAGAGGGTGAAGGAGGACTTTGCGGCGTCAGGTGCGGCCCACATCATGGCCATCTCCGGTCTCCATCTCGGAATCATCGCTTTCTTCCTCTTCCAGGGCATCTTGTGGATTCTGAGGCGGAGTGAGACGCTGACACTCAGGACCAACATCTTCAAACTCTCCGCCCTGCTGACCATTCCACCCGTCGCCTTCTACACCTTGGTGGCGGGAGGCAGAATCTCGACGGTGAGGGCCTTTGTGATGATCACCGCCTATTTTGTCTCCCTCATCATCGACCGGCCGAGGGATCTCTACCATACCCTTGCCCTGGCCGCGCTGGTGATCACCCTCGCCGACCCGGCGGCTCTCACGGAGGCCTCCTTTCAGCTTTCATTCATGGCGGTCCTGGCCATCCTCTTCCTCTATCCCAGGCTCAACCGTCTCTTCCAAAGAGAAGAGATCCTCCCTCACAAGGGCAGAGGCCTGATCCGGCGCTTCACATCGTGGGGCCGGAGCCTGTTTCTCGTTTCTCTGGCTGCCATGATCGGCACGGGGCCTCTCATCGCATACCACTTCAACAGGTTCTCCCCTCTCGGGTTGATCAGCAATTTTCTGGTCATTCCCCTCCTCGGCTTTCTCGTTGTCCCCACCTTGCTCCTGGCCATGGTCCTCTCCCTCTGTTCTTGCCCCCTCGCCGCCCCCCTGGTGGGAGGGGCAGGTTGGATCGTAGATCTCACCGCCACCGCGATCCACGAACTCGCCTCGCTGCCCTGGACCTCTTTCCGGGTGGCCACACCGACGGTCCTGGAGATTGTCCTGGTGTATGGGCTCTTCGCTGCCGTGGCCCACGCCCGCCGCTCCCCCCTTTATGGGGCCGCCATCGCCGTGATTCTCTCAGCAGGAGCCGTCGACGCCGGCTATTGGATCGCCAGGACTCGTTTCAACCAGAACCTCAGGATCACCTGCCTCGATGTCGGCCAGGGCGACTGCGCGCTGGTCGAATTCCCCAAGGGTAGGCGAGCCCTCATAGACGGCGGCGGTTTCTACGATGATGCCTTCGACATAGGCAGAAACGTGGTGGCACCCTTTCTCTGGAAAAAGAAGATCCGGAGAATCGATTTCCTGGTCTTGACCCATCCGGATCCTGACCACCTGAACGGATTGAAGTTCATTGCACGGACCTTTCCGGTGGGGGAGCTCTGGGATTCCGGGCAGCAGAGCGGCTCTGTCTCCTTTAGAGAATTCATGACCATCGTGAGGCGGAAGGGCATCCCCCGGGTCTCCCTGTTCCGAGGGGACGAACCGCGAATCATCAACGGTGTGTCCGTCTTCCCTTTGAACCCTGCAGAAGGATCGTCCGAAGCCCCGGGGGGGCGCCGGAGATCGAGAACCAACAACCTCTCACTCGTCCTTAGGCTGGTCTTCGGCAACCAGGCCTTCCTCTTCACCGGGGACATCGAGAAGGAGACGGAGGAAGAGCTTGCCGCCTCGGGGCTCGACCTCAGGAGCCGGGTGATCAAGGTTCCACACCATGGGAGCCGCACTTCCAGTACGGGGGTCTTTCTTGCAGCCGTGGAACCCGACATCGCGGTGATCAGTACAAGGCCGAGAGGCGACCTCCGTCTTCCAAACCCTGCGGTTCTTGAGCGCTACCAAGCCCTCGGCTGCAGAATCTTCAGAACCGACCGGGACGGGGCGGTCACGATGGAGACCGACGGCCGGCGATTGAGGGTCAAGACCTTCCAGGGAGGACAAGAACGCTGAATTATGGTATGAATAGGGCATGAGAAACCCGCGCAAGAGGTGCCGCGATGGGCAGGACAGCCAGGCAAAGAACCAGGAGCCGCTCTCGAGTCTTGCTCGCGACCGGAATGAATTCCCTTCTTTTCTTTTTCTTCCTCCTTTTTTCGAGCTGTACTACGGTGGAGAAGAGGCCGGACGCGAAGGCCGCCTATGAGAAGATCCCCTTTTCAGAGATCTTTGCCTCTCCGCAGAGATACAGAGGGCGCACGGTGAGGCTGGGGGGTGTGATCATAGAGACGACGAACACCGAAGAGGAGACCACAATCGAGATCCTCCAGAAACCGCTCAACCGGCGCGGCAGGCCCAAGGCAGTCGACGAGACGGGTGGGCGGTTCATAGTGGTTTTCCGGAGGTTCCTCGACAAGGCCGTCTACCGGCCCGATCGGCCCGTGACAGTCGTCGGGGAGATCATCGGAAGCAGAACAGGCCTGATAGGAGAGACCACCTATCACTATCCCCTGCTCCTTGGAAAGGAGATCCATCCCTGGAAAGGGACCGGCTATTCGGCCTGGCCTTTTATGCACATCGGCATCGGTATCGGCACCGGGGGCGGAGGGACCAGTGGTGCAATCGGAATAGGGACCTCCTTCTAGCCCGGTCCGAAAGAGAGGGGAAGGGGGGAGATCATGAGGGGTGTCAACATCGGGAAGGCCGTTCTCCGGGGGATTACGGTGGGGGCTTTCGAGAACAACGTCTATTTCCTGATCGACCCTCTGGCAGGCGAGAGTGTCATCATCGACGCGGCCGCCGAAGCAGAGAGAATCCTAGAGGCAGTGAGAGGAACCCGGGTCAAGTTTATCCTCCAGACCCACTGCCACATGGACCACGTTCTCGCCCTCAAGGAGACCAGGTCGAGGACCGGGGCTCCCGTGGGGGTTCATCCTGCCGACCAACAAGCATTCGGTGTGAGCGCGGATATCCATCTCAAAGACGGACAGACCCTCGACCTGGGCCAAGAGACGATTAGAGTCCTGCACACCCCGGGCCATACCCCGGGGGGGCTCTGCTTTCTCATCGGAGGCCATCTCATCTCAGGAGACACCCTCTTCAAGGGGGGACCCGGCAAGACCGCGGGTCCCGAGCAGTTCAGGCAGATCCTGGAGAGCATCACCAAGAAGATCTACTGTCTTCCCGATGAGACCGTCTGCCTTCCCGGACACGGTCCGGAGACGACCGTGGGTGAGTCAAAGAGGGAATACGAGGTCTTCGCAAGAAGGAAGAGAACCGAGCCTGTTTACGGCGACGTCGTGTGGCTAGCGTCCTGACCATGCCCGGCAGAGCCCGCAGGGGAGGAGGGAAGACCGCCCTCGGGCCCACGGGCCGAAGCCTGGATCTAGGCTAGCCCCGCAACGGCCCGGAAAGTCCGTTCCGAGAGCGGACCGGCTGCTTCCCGACGGCGAATCGATACCAACGAAAGGAGGAGCCATGGAACTGAAAGTAGAGCGGCTCGAATTTCCCGAGGGGTGCAACATTATCTTGGGGCAGAGTCATTTCATCAAGACGGTGGAAGATCTCTACGAGATCATGGTCGGGTCCGTGCCGACCGTCAAGTTCGGCCTCGCTTTCTGTGAATCCTCCGGGGATCGCCTCCTCAGGATCGAAGGCAACGACGCCGAGCTCAAGGAGGTGGCGGAGAAGAACGGCCTCAGGATCTCTGCGGGCCATACCTTCTTTCTGGTCATGAGAGAGGCCTTTCCCATCAATGTGCTCAATGCCGTGAAGATGTGCCAGGAGGTGTGTCGCATCTTCTGCGCCACGGCAAACCCTGTCGAGGTGATCGTCGCCGAAACAGAACAGGGCAGGGGGGTTCTCGGAGTGATAGACGGTCTGTCCCTCAAGGGCGTCGAAAAAGAGGGAGACGTGGCCTGGAGAAAGAACCTGTTGAGGGAGTTCAAATATAAGCTGTAGTCACGCTGGAATCGTTTGACCCTTCAAGGGGCTGGAGTCTGGAATCCTCGAATCGTTCAAGACTCTCGAATTGTTTGCGACATTAGACCGAAATTCAAACTCCGTTGAACGAAGAGCCGGCTGAGTTCTTGAGTCTCCTGGTATTGTGCGTTTCAAAGGAATGCCGGTGATCGAACGATTCAAATGCCTGAGCGAACTCTCAGGGGAGGCTGAGTATCTCTGGTTCTCCATCGGTGATGGCGATTGAGTGTTCGAAATGGGCCGACCGTTTTCCGTCGGCGGTAACCACGGTCCACCCGTTGTCGAGGACCCTGACACGCCAGTCTCCGGCATTCACCATCGGCTCCAGGGCCAGCACCATGCCGGCCCTGAGGCGATCACCGGTTCCAGCCCTCCCGAAGTTCGGAATCTGAGGATCTTCGTGCATCTGCCTTCCGATCCCGTGACCGGTGAAATCCCTGACCACGGAAAAACCATTGGCCTCCACATGGGACTGAATGGCATGGGAGATATCAAAGAGGCGATTCCCCTCTCTGGCCTGCTCGATCCCCTTCATAAGGGCAGTCTCTGTAACCTCCAGCAGCCGATTCGATTCCGGGTCAACCGTACCCACCGGGAAGGTGATGGCCGCATCCCCCACATACCCCCTGTAAATCACCCCGAGATCGAGACTCACAATATCCCCCTCTTCAAAGACGCGCGAATCGGGGATTCCGTGTACCACCTGCTCATTGACAGAGACACAGATGTTTGCGGGATATCCCCGATAGCCCTTGAATGCAGGGACCCCTCCCATCCCGTGGATCATCCTCTCGGCTATGCGGTCCAGATCGGTTCCCGTCCTGCCCGGGCTTGTGATCTCTTTGAGATGCCGGAGAACCCGTGCGACGATCCGGTTGCTCTTCCGGAGAATCGCAATCTCATCCCTCGATTTGATCTGTATCATGAGAAACCGTCCTTGAATCTTTGAGAAAACCATCCAAAAAATATCCTTTCGCCCGCTCCTTTTCAAGAGGAGGCCAAGCACGAATGGGCACGACGGAGTCCCCAACCCCCTTCGGGGCGGGGGAACGCTTTTCGACGGCGGCTTCTCTCCGGCTGGAAAACACCTCATCCCTTAGCTCTCGAGCTGACCCCTTCGGATTTCTCGGTCGGGGAATCCTTGCCCCTTCCCCACGCACACGAATCACGAACACGACCTCTCCCCTTGCCGCTCGATCTCGATGGGTGCCCCACCGCTTCCGCAATGCTCGTCGGGGCCAAGGCTATTCCCCAAAAGACACGGAACTCGTCGTTTCTTTCCCATTGACTTTCAGCAGGGGACCGATACAATACCTGTGCCGCTTCCGGCCAACGTTTGTTCCCACCAGGGAGGGAACGTCTCCGGGCAAATCCAGAAACACAGGGGAAGGGACAATGATTTCAAGGTATACTCGAGACAGGATGGGCCGGATCTGGACCGACCAGAACCGCCTGGACAAGTGGCTCCAGATAGAGGTCCTGGCCTGCGAGGCTCTGGCGGAAACAGGCGAGATTCCCCGGCAGGCAGCCCAACAGATAAGAGAAAAGGCCGGCTTTGATGTCGGCCGGGTTCAAGAGATCGAAAAGACCACAAAACACGATGTGGTCGCCTTTGTGACCTGTGTGGGAGAATCTCTGGGAAAGCTTTCCCGCTATCTCCACCTCGGCCTCACCTCCTCGGATGTGCTCGACACCTCGATGGCCCTGCTGCTGAGGGACTCGGCCTCCATCATCATCGAGGATATCGATCAACTGCTCGCCGTCATCCGAAGGAGGGCCTTTGAACACAAGGAGACGGCCATGATAGGCAGGTCCCATGGAATCCATGCGGAACCAATCACCTTTGGTCTCAAAATGGCTCTCTGGCACGAGGAGATGAAAAGGAACCTGGACCGAATCAAGAGGGCCAGGGACGTCATCAGTGTGGGAAAACTTTCGGGCGCAGTCGGAACCTATGCAAATCTCTCTCCCTTTGTGGAACAGTACGTCTGCCGGAAACTAGGCCTCGAGCCGGCTCCCATCTCGACCCAGGTGATTCAGAGAGACCGCTATGCGGAGTACTTTACGACCCTGGCCATCATCGCCGCCTCTATCGAGAAGTTCGCCGTAGAGATACGGCACCTCCAGCGCACCGAGGTGCTCGAGGTCGAAGAGTTCTTCTCCAAAGGCCAGAAGGGCTCATCGGCGATGCCCCATAAGAGAAACCCCGTTCTGTCGGAAAACCTCACCGGCCTGGCAAGACTCGTCCGGGCCAATGCCGTTGCAGCCATGGAGAACGTGGCCTTGTGGCACGAGCGTGATATCAGCCATTCTTCAGTGGAAAGGGTCATCGCCCCTGATTCGAACATCCTTGTCGATTTCATGCTCGGCCGCCTGACGAGTGTAATCGAGAACCTCGTCATCTACCCTGAAAACATGGCCGCCAACCTCGGAAAAACCAGAGGGCTGATCTTTTCTGAAAGAATCATGCTGGAACTGATGCGCCACGGCCTGAGCCGGGATCGGGCCTATGGTTTGGTTCAGAGGAATGCCATGCGTGTCTGGGAAGAGGGCGGGGATTTCAAGGAAAAAATCCTGAAAGATCCTGAAATTCGAGAGGTTCTCACCCCCGAGATTATCGATACCGCCTTTGATCTGAAACACCACCTCCGTCATCTGGACACTATTTTCAGGCGGGTCTTCGGAAAAGACTAGAATCGTCCGAGGTGCTCGATCGCTACGCTCCTTCGATCACCGGCTTTCCTTCGGGGTCCCGGAGAGCGTGGTGCGGGGACACTCCCCCATGGGGGAGCTCCCTCATGGTTTAACGATTCCAACGATTCGAAGGGCTCGAACATTTCGAACGTTTTACCCCAGAGGCGGGTGGTCTTGATTCTGGGCTTCTTCTAGGATAGAGTTTCGCTATAGGGTATCGCCTTGCGGTCCCGTAGGGCAGGCATCCGGACCCGGTGGATCGTCGATTCACCGGGGCGCCCGAGCGACAAAACGTCTGATCAAGGAGGAAGAACACTATGGTATATCTCAGTCTGGTCCTGGCGGTGATTGCACTTGCAATTGCCATTCTTGCCTACCAGAAGGCGGGCGGCATGGTCGACCTGAAGAAACAGATCGAACAGATCGCCTCATCAACCGAGCTCAAGAAGTCGGTTGAATCTCTCACGTCGGCAACCGATACCCTGAGGGAAAAGACAGCCGAGGCGATCGAAAAACTCGAGACGGCGATCAGGGGGGCTGCAGGGAGCAAGCC is a window encoding:
- a CDS encoding Slp family lipoprotein, whose product is MGRTARQRTRSRSRVLLATGMNSLLFFFFLLFSSCTTVEKRPDAKAAYEKIPFSEIFASPQRYRGRTVRLGGVIIETTNTEEETTIEILQKPLNRRGRPKAVDETGGRFIVVFRRFLDKAVYRPDRPVTVVGEIIGSRTGLIGETTYHYPLLLGKEIHPWKGTGYSAWPFMHIGIGIGTGGGGTSGAIGIGTSF
- a CDS encoding MBL fold metallo-hydrolase, coding for MRGVNIGKAVLRGITVGAFENNVYFLIDPLAGESVIIDAAAEAERILEAVRGTRVKFILQTHCHMDHVLALKETRSRTGAPVGVHPADQQAFGVSADIHLKDGQTLDLGQETIRVLHTPGHTPGGLCFLIGGHLISGDTLFKGGPGKTAGPEQFRQILESITKKIYCLPDETVCLPGHGPETTVGESKREYEVFARRKRTEPVYGDVVWLAS
- a CDS encoding adenosine-specific kinase, producing MELKVERLEFPEGCNIILGQSHFIKTVEDLYEIMVGSVPTVKFGLAFCESSGDRLLRIEGNDAELKEVAEKNGLRISAGHTFFLVMREAFPINVLNAVKMCQEVCRIFCATANPVEVIVAETEQGRGVLGVIDGLSLKGVEKEGDVAWRKNLLREFKYKL
- the map gene encoding type I methionyl aminopeptidase, giving the protein MIQIKSRDEIAILRKSNRIVARVLRHLKEITSPGRTGTDLDRIAERMIHGMGGVPAFKGYRGYPANICVSVNEQVVHGIPDSRVFEEGDIVSLDLGVIYRGYVGDAAITFPVGTVDPESNRLLEVTETALMKGIEQAREGNRLFDISHAIQSHVEANGFSVVRDFTGHGIGRQMHEDPQIPNFGRAGTGDRLRAGMVLALEPMVNAGDWRVRVLDNGWTVVTADGKRSAHFEHSIAITDGEPEILSLP
- a CDS encoding adenylosuccinate lyase — its product is MISRYTRDRMGRIWTDQNRLDKWLQIEVLACEALAETGEIPRQAAQQIREKAGFDVGRVQEIEKTTKHDVVAFVTCVGESLGKLSRYLHLGLTSSDVLDTSMALLLRDSASIIIEDIDQLLAVIRRRAFEHKETAMIGRSHGIHAEPITFGLKMALWHEEMKRNLDRIKRARDVISVGKLSGAVGTYANLSPFVEQYVCRKLGLEPAPISTQVIQRDRYAEYFTTLAIIAASIEKFAVEIRHLQRTEVLEVEEFFSKGQKGSSAMPHKRNPVLSENLTGLARLVRANAVAAMENVALWHERDISHSSVERVIAPDSNILVDFMLGRLTSVIENLVIYPENMAANLGKTRGLIFSERIMLELMRHGLSRDRAYGLVQRNAMRVWEEGGDFKEKILKDPEIREVLTPEIIDTAFDLKHHLRHLDTIFRRVFGKD